One part of the Candidatus Hydrogenedens sp. genome encodes these proteins:
- a CDS encoding cysteine synthase family protein, producing MALFFRPACNNILETVGNTPLVRLNKISKDLKPKIYLKIEYFNPGGSVKDRIALAMIKDAEEKGLLKPGGTIIEATAGNTGLGLALVASVKGYRCICVMPDKMSSDKVRLLRAYGAEVVITPTSVPPDSPQSYNGVADRLAREIPGAWRPNQFQNLANPEMHYRTTGPEIWEQMEGKITAFVAGAGTGGTISGVGKYLKEKKPNVRIIGADIEGSVLSGDSPKSWKVEGIGEDFVPHTLNAHVVDEWIRVSDAESFHTIRRLAREEGIMLGGSSGTAIYAVLKYAQRCTENDLIVVMCP from the coding sequence ATGGCTTTATTCTTTCGTCCTGCGTGCAATAATATACTCGAAACTGTCGGAAACACGCCTCTGGTTCGATTGAACAAAATTAGTAAAGACCTAAAACCGAAGATATATTTAAAAATTGAGTACTTTAATCCTGGAGGAAGTGTGAAGGACCGTATCGCTCTGGCAATGATTAAGGATGCGGAAGAAAAGGGACTGCTTAAACCCGGTGGAACTATTATTGAAGCAACAGCCGGGAATACAGGGCTGGGTCTGGCTCTTGTGGCAAGTGTGAAAGGGTATCGCTGTATTTGTGTTATGCCGGATAAGATGAGTTCGGATAAAGTTCGTTTATTGCGTGCTTATGGAGCGGAAGTCGTAATAACACCAACAAGTGTTCCACCCGATTCACCGCAAAGTTATAATGGTGTTGCAGACCGTTTAGCCCGCGAAATACCCGGGGCGTGGCGTCCCAACCAATTTCAGAATTTAGCCAATCCTGAAATGCACTATCGCACCACAGGACCTGAAATCTGGGAACAAATGGAAGGGAAAATCACGGCATTTGTGGCAGGTGCCGGCACAGGCGGAACTATTAGCGGGGTTGGAAAATATCTGAAAGAAAAAAAACCCAATGTGCGTATCATCGGTGCAGATATTGAAGGTTCTGTATTAAGTGGGGATTCTCCTAAATCATGGAAGGTAGAAGGTATTGGAGAAGATTTTGTTCCGCATACCTTGAACGCACATGTGGTTGATGAATGGATTCGCGTTAGCGATGCGGAGTCTTTTCATACAATTCGTCGTTTGGCTCGGGAAGAGGGGATAATGTTAGGGGGTTCAAGTGGAACTGCTATCTATGCAGTATTAAAGTATGCTCAACGATGCACCGAAAATGACCTGATTGTTGTTATGTGCCC
- a CDS encoding DUF1559 domain-containing protein, which translates to MKKGFTLIELLVVIAIIGILAAILLPALARAREAARRSSCQNNLKQWGLVFKMYSGESKGERFPRILVRDGTQAIFRDCDTSNPSLSTYSGSLFIAMGPDPTTIYPEYLTDPAICFCPSDAQSSIKDVTNDETGENTFGWLCTDANYGAAAVDESYAYLGWVIDRAETTDNPITFPALPPLLPNPITGPAQLVQLALNALVPVYTNPSSWPDYVDKDIPVNAGNGNGGGSTVYRLREGIERFLITDINNPAASAQAQSSVWIMFDHVATNPAGFNHIPGGSNVLYLDGHVEFIRYIAEDIANPTGASKAPVNAGVAQVVGIFF; encoded by the coding sequence ATGAAGAAAGGTTTTACTCTCATCGAACTGCTCGTCGTCATTGCAATCATTGGTATTCTTGCCGCAATCCTATTACCAGCCCTTGCTCGAGCAAGAGAAGCGGCACGCAGAAGTAGTTGCCAGAACAACCTAAAACAATGGGGATTGGTGTTTAAAATGTATTCGGGAGAATCAAAAGGCGAAAGGTTTCCCCGTATTTTAGTAAGAGATGGAACTCAGGCAATTTTTCGGGACTGCGATACTTCAAATCCTTCTTTATCCACTTACAGCGGTAGTTTATTTATTGCTATGGGACCAGACCCCACTACCATTTACCCGGAATACCTGACAGACCCTGCTATTTGTTTCTGTCCGTCTGATGCTCAGAGTAGTATTAAAGATGTTACGAATGATGAAACAGGAGAAAATACATTTGGTTGGCTATGCACTGATGCTAATTACGGTGCAGCCGCTGTTGACGAAAGCTATGCATATCTCGGTTGGGTAATTGACCGCGCAGAAACAACGGACAATCCGATTACTTTTCCAGCATTACCTCCGTTATTACCCAATCCTATTACCGGTCCAGCACAGTTAGTTCAATTAGCATTAAATGCCTTGGTCCCTGTATATACCAATCCATCTTCCTGGCCTGATTATGTAGACAAAGATATTCCCGTTAACGCCGGAAATGGCAATGGAGGTGGTTCTACTGTATATAGGCTAAGGGAAGGTATTGAGCGGTTTCTTATCACAGATATTAATAATCCAGCCGCATCAGCACAGGCTCAAAGTTCCGTCTGGATTATGTTTGACCATGTTGCGACGAATCCCGCAGGATTTAATCATATACCTGGCGGTTCGAATGTCTTATACTTAGACGGTCATGTTGAATTTATTCGTTATATTGCGGAAGACATCGCCAATCCTACGGGTGCAAGTAAAGCCCCTGTTAATGCAGGTGTAGCTCAGGTCGTTGGTATTTTCTTCTAA
- a CDS encoding trypsin-like serine protease — protein MKKRDIGIFLFACSFLICSSFPAMSDSAETIFLPPVPGSLQKNMGAEAKIGSVPVSMLLSQPYPTYTYTGMTGKKSLLKQEAEGKQPLRIAVEEKVDIEGRLVFNNPQLYSDGNYYAVGEFRVEEAEGIRLIIDTSKLSADDKIWLVIPNLFIVYGPYPKKEDVLSETWLPSVAGESAILVLQTKKDTLPELKIVAFQFYYISSKDIAKALPCPLPVPCVDNTEYQKITTAVGRIDIPVNNGTILCTGTLLNVPDTSELEPYFITAHHCFEETGIRWDYIEVIWDFRVANCEDYEEPNENACPRTLGAQNLAESLCLDGQFIKLKEEVPIGEYGRAYAGWSSEQLSSGMSVYGAHHPQGTSLKAAIGNIKRTEVDSCMDSLCMNLRYYTIEVLWREGITSQGSSGSGLFCQDFGYKLIGMLSNGPTHSCTDRSGNYDYFASFRHFYPLIRCYLKPGTDCESKADCDRFCFFKYMLTPNSQELQFFHDVRSWLMKQGDWGKELIRFYYKQSPTWIQETTRNPLLQSTMKTILKGE, from the coding sequence ATGAAAAAGAGGGATATTGGTATTTTTTTATTTGCATGCTCTTTTCTAATTTGTTCTTCATTTCCAGCGATGAGTGATTCTGCAGAAACAATATTTCTTCCACCGGTACCAGGTTCTCTACAAAAGAATATGGGAGCGGAAGCTAAAATAGGAAGTGTGCCTGTATCTATGTTGCTATCTCAGCCCTATCCTACCTATACCTATACAGGTATGACCGGTAAAAAATCATTGTTAAAGCAGGAAGCAGAAGGGAAACAGCCATTGCGTATAGCCGTAGAGGAAAAAGTGGATATTGAAGGGAGATTGGTTTTTAACAATCCTCAATTGTATTCCGATGGTAATTATTATGCCGTAGGAGAGTTTCGGGTAGAAGAAGCAGAAGGAATACGACTTATAATTGATACTTCAAAATTATCGGCAGATGATAAAATATGGCTGGTTATTCCAAATCTATTTATTGTTTATGGTCCCTATCCGAAAAAAGAAGATGTATTGTCCGAGACATGGCTACCTTCCGTTGCAGGGGAAAGTGCTATCCTCGTTTTGCAAACAAAAAAAGATACATTGCCTGAATTAAAGATTGTTGCTTTCCAATTTTATTATATTTCTTCAAAAGATATAGCAAAGGCGTTACCCTGTCCTTTGCCCGTTCCATGTGTAGATAATACGGAATACCAGAAAATTACAACGGCTGTGGGAAGAATAGATATACCGGTGAATAACGGAACTATCCTTTGCACAGGAACACTTTTAAATGTCCCCGACACTTCTGAATTAGAACCCTACTTTATCACCGCACATCATTGCTTTGAGGAAACAGGTATCCGCTGGGACTATATTGAAGTAATATGGGATTTCCGTGTTGCAAATTGCGAAGATTATGAAGAACCCAATGAAAATGCCTGCCCACGAACTCTTGGTGCGCAAAATCTTGCAGAAAGTTTATGTCTGGATGGACAATTTATCAAACTTAAAGAGGAAGTACCCATAGGTGAATATGGCAGGGCTTATGCAGGTTGGAGTTCTGAACAATTAAGTTCAGGTATGTCGGTTTACGGGGCACATCATCCGCAAGGAACATCCTTAAAAGCAGCTATTGGAAATATTAAGAGAACAGAAGTGGACAGCTGTATGGATTCTTTATGTATGAATTTAAGGTATTACACTATTGAAGTATTGTGGAGAGAAGGAATTACATCACAGGGTTCCAGTGGTTCGGGGCTTTTCTGTCAGGATTTTGGGTATAAATTGATAGGTATGCTAAGTAATGGTCCAACTCATAGTTGTACAGACCGTTCCGGAAATTATGATTATTTTGCATCGTTTCGACATTTTTATCCTCTAATTCGTTGTTATTTAAAGCCCGGCACGGATTGTGAATCCAAGGCAGATTGCGACAGGTTTTGCTTCTTTAAATACATGCTAACACCCAATTCTCAGGAATTACAGTTTTTCCATGATGTTCGCTCCTGGTTAATGAAACAGGGAGACTGGGGTAAAGAATTAATACGGTTTTATTACAAACAATCACCCACATGGATACAAGAGACAACCCGCAATCCTTTACTTCAATCTACCATGAAAACAATTCTAAAAGGGGAATAA
- a CDS encoding glycosyltransferase family A protein gives MKENIIDYLNKRATLSPWQLDLSNCDKIEQVVVIPAYNEFHNIRNLLHSLSQNDISICEKTLVIIVVNNRNETITPPEHIENNQNTLELLRTYMHEKEFPFPMGIVDASSPGYEFPAEHGVGLARKIGLDWGLYTLFQQGKTEGGLIWLDADCEVSQNYLNEWNYFFMTNPYSAGIMYSEHPIENTLYGQCMLAYEIFLRCYELGLHYANSPYTFLPIGSTIGVSVPLYVNCGGMNTRIAGEDFYFLQKVARLGEIKRLTTATVYPSARLSDRVPFGTGAKLKQYLNQPETKYLTYPFECFDILKKWIQCIDNPEENPEFMLLQAEKIHSELAHFLVTNYWIQKTKKIFQQNQNKKSLQFHLHEWFDGLKTLKLLHHLRDFAYKPKNLFHTLEKLVKQLNLSEFQEINFENIEGDFERQKMILDKLRNIWHLLKSSGINHHLDSD, from the coding sequence ATGAAAGAGAATATCATTGATTATTTAAACAAAAGGGCAACTCTCTCTCCTTGGCAATTGGATTTGTCAAACTGCGATAAAATAGAACAGGTTGTTGTTATCCCTGCTTATAATGAATTTCATAATATTCGAAATCTTCTTCATTCTCTTTCCCAAAATGATATATCTATCTGTGAAAAAACATTAGTTATAATTGTAGTAAATAATCGCAATGAAACGATAACCCCGCCTGAACATATAGAGAACAATCAAAACACTCTGGAACTGCTAAGAACTTATATGCATGAAAAAGAATTTCCTTTCCCCATGGGCATTGTTGATGCTTCTTCTCCGGGCTATGAATTTCCTGCGGAACACGGAGTAGGATTGGCTCGAAAAATTGGTCTGGATTGGGGACTTTATACTTTGTTTCAACAGGGAAAAACGGAAGGAGGACTTATCTGGCTGGATGCTGATTGCGAAGTATCCCAAAATTACCTGAATGAGTGGAACTATTTCTTCATGACGAATCCTTATTCAGCAGGTATTATGTATTCCGAACATCCTATAGAAAATACTTTGTACGGACAATGTATGCTTGCTTATGAAATCTTTCTTCGTTGCTATGAATTAGGTCTGCATTATGCCAATTCACCATATACTTTTTTACCCATTGGCTCAACGATTGGCGTTTCTGTCCCTCTTTATGTGAATTGTGGAGGTATGAATACACGGATAGCAGGCGAAGATTTCTATTTCTTGCAAAAGGTGGCACGCCTTGGGGAAATAAAAAGATTAACAACTGCAACGGTTTATCCTTCTGCACGACTTTCGGACCGTGTTCCTTTCGGGACGGGTGCTAAATTAAAACAATACTTAAACCAGCCGGAAACAAAATACCTTACATATCCGTTTGAATGTTTCGATATATTAAAAAAGTGGATACAGTGTATTGATAATCCAGAAGAAAATCCTGAATTTATGTTATTACAAGCAGAAAAAATTCATTCGGAATTAGCCCATTTCCTTGTTACCAATTACTGGATACAAAAAACAAAAAAGATATTCCAACAAAATCAAAATAAGAAATCACTACAATTCCATTTACATGAATGGTTCGATGGCTTAAAAACTCTTAAATTATTACATCATTTAAGAGACTTCGCTTATAAGCCGAAAAATCTGTTCCATACCCTTGAAAAGTTGGTAAAGCAACTTAACCTATCGGAATTTCAGGAGATAAATTTTGAAAATATAGAGGGGGATTTTGAAAGGCAAAAGATGATTTTGGATAAGTTAAGGAATATATGGCATTTATTAAAAAGCAGTGGGATTAACCACCATCTTGATAGTGATTAA
- a CDS encoding neutral/alkaline non-lysosomal ceramidase N-terminal domain-containing protein has protein sequence MRKLKKILLAILILIILLVGAFLLIIGPWPVYRNTDFKSAKYYQKTLTELKKASKNIHLSETPGPLKAGWATQIITPPIGTPLGGYSDRKGKPSTGVHDELYAKAIAISDGQDTVVIIGTDLLLVPPNVAEKVRREVGEKIHLTPEQLYFTASHTHCGPGAWAPGVAGKITGGKYNPKIVDHLAKNIAEAIINAYNKMEPAKIASSKVDGSNYIRNRTREEPVDTDLNFMLIEQNSGNKCYVVRFSAHPTNYDGDMMEFSAEYPGALQRFIEHQPKTTAIYLGGALGSSGPKAPNAPDAESRVLAMGNELGQLVLDNSQNLTFKEQVEVASFAFLVYMPSFQVRPVSPKWRLSPLAGKIMGVPPYGWLQACRIGDIFMIGLPFDFSSEISRAWKLSMSTMDIDLWTTSFSAAYCGYLSPDRYYWKEPLNYETGLMSWFGPSCEAYFTDLFHQSLQCLFPNIKQASL, from the coding sequence ATGAGAAAACTTAAAAAGATATTATTAGCTATCCTCATTCTTATAATTCTTTTAGTAGGTGCTTTCCTGCTTATTATTGGTCCATGGCCTGTTTACAGAAATACAGACTTTAAATCGGCTAAGTATTATCAAAAGACATTAACTGAATTAAAGAAAGCTTCAAAAAATATTCATCTTTCTGAAACTCCTGGACCGTTGAAAGCCGGCTGGGCTACACAAATTATCACTCCCCCTATCGGAACACCGTTGGGTGGTTATTCAGACAGAAAAGGGAAACCTTCTACAGGGGTTCATGATGAACTATACGCTAAAGCCATAGCAATAAGTGATGGACAGGATACCGTTGTAATTATTGGCACGGATTTACTTCTTGTCCCGCCAAATGTTGCAGAAAAAGTCCGTCGAGAAGTCGGGGAAAAAATACATTTAACACCGGAACAACTTTATTTTACGGCAAGTCATACGCATTGTGGTCCTGGGGCATGGGCACCCGGCGTTGCAGGTAAAATTACCGGCGGTAAGTATAATCCTAAAATTGTAGACCATCTTGCGAAGAATATTGCCGAAGCTATTATTAACGCATATAACAAAATGGAACCTGCAAAGATAGCTTCAAGTAAGGTTGATGGAAGTAATTATATTCGGAATAGAACACGAGAAGAACCTGTGGATACAGACTTGAATTTTATGTTGATTGAGCAAAATAGCGGAAACAAATGTTATGTTGTTCGTTTTTCAGCCCATCCAACTAACTACGATGGTGATATGATGGAGTTTAGTGCGGAATATCCGGGTGCATTACAGCGGTTTATTGAGCATCAACCTAAAACAACTGCTATTTACTTAGGAGGGGCATTAGGTTCCAGCGGTCCTAAGGCTCCAAATGCTCCAGATGCGGAATCGCGAGTGCTGGCTATGGGAAACGAATTGGGGCAATTGGTCCTTGACAATTCACAAAACTTAACTTTCAAAGAACAGGTAGAGGTGGCTTCTTTTGCATTTTTGGTTTATATGCCATCATTTCAAGTTCGTCCTGTAAGCCCTAAATGGCGACTTTCACCTCTTGCGGGCAAAATTATGGGGGTGCCTCCTTATGGCTGGTTGCAGGCATGCAGAATTGGAGATATATTCATGATTGGCTTGCCTTTTGATTTTAGTAGTGAAATAAGTCGGGCATGGAAATTATCCATGTCAACCATGGATATAGACCTGTGGACTACAAGTTTTTCTGCTGCATATTGCGGTTATCTTTCGCCAGACCGATATTACTGGAAGGAACCATTAAATTATGAAACAGGACTAATGAGTTGGTTTGGACCTTCCTGTGAAGCATATTTTACAGATTTGTTTCATCAGAGTTTGCAATGTTTGTTCCCCAATATTAAACAAGCATCTTTATAA
- the miaA gene encoding tRNA (adenosine(37)-N6)-dimethylallyltransferase MiaA — translation MNQTKPKSIIILGPTTSGKTSLGVKIAHTFNGEILSADSRQVYIGLDIGTGKDLEEYSSVSPPIPYHLIDIVPVTYEFSLFDYLKYFSLAYEEVISKNKLPIIVGGTGLYLFALIEGFSLAKAPTNEALRTELYQLPIEELQKKLLELKPKLHNTTDLLKKERLIRAIEIALAEKNGEETITVPPLNAIIFYIHYEREQLKIRIGERLKQRIQQGLIEEVERLRNEGISNERLFQLGLEYRYVLLYLQGEIKNKNDMFQKLRSAIWEFARKQEIWFRRLERKGYEIYRIEGGNFNFAKKKIKELL, via the coding sequence ATGAATCAAACAAAACCGAAAAGCATTATCATATTAGGTCCTACGACTTCTGGAAAAACAAGTTTGGGAGTGAAAATTGCCCATACTTTTAATGGTGAGATATTATCCGCAGACTCCCGTCAGGTATATATCGGGCTGGACATAGGAACAGGAAAAGACCTCGAAGAATATTCCAGCGTTTCTCCACCTATTCCTTATCATTTAATTGACATTGTCCCAGTTACCTATGAGTTCAGTTTGTTTGATTACCTAAAATATTTTTCTCTTGCGTATGAGGAGGTAATATCAAAAAACAAATTGCCAATTATAGTGGGTGGCACAGGACTTTATCTTTTTGCTCTCATTGAAGGTTTTTCGCTTGCAAAGGCTCCTACTAATGAAGCATTGAGAACAGAATTATATCAATTGCCCATAGAAGAGTTACAGAAAAAATTGCTTGAACTAAAACCAAAACTACACAATACTACTGACTTGCTGAAAAAGGAACGACTTATACGAGCCATTGAAATAGCACTTGCAGAGAAAAATGGAGAAGAAACTATTACCGTCCCTCCCTTAAATGCGATTATTTTTTATATTCACTACGAACGAGAACAGTTAAAGATTAGAATCGGGGAACGCCTCAAACAAAGAATACAACAGGGTCTTATTGAGGAAGTGGAACGGTTAAGAAATGAAGGAATTTCTAACGAACGACTTTTCCAGTTAGGGCTTGAGTATCGTTATGTGCTTTTATATTTACAGGGAGAAATTAAAAATAAAAATGATATGTTCCAAAAATTACGGTCGGCTATCTGGGAATTCGCAAGGAAACAGGAAATATGGTTCCGTCGTTTGGAACGGAAAGGATATGAGATTTACCGAATAGAAGGCGGAAATTTTAATTTTGCTAAAAAAAAGATTAAAGAATTGTTATGA